Within Topomyia yanbarensis strain Yona2022 chromosome 2, ASM3024719v1, whole genome shotgun sequence, the genomic segment gttcgatttcaagttagtgtctatctgcttagcgcgcgcgtggctcagacttttgtagacatctcattatttttaataactttaataaagaagtaacaaaaatccatcatcatcatagcgaatataataacttagtgtgactaaatgcaaataatagaagagaaaaaaaatacactcttcgtggtattacatagttattcaaataactccaaaatataaaaattcaaaaaatctgtctacaaagcagattttacgtgtgaaatacatagtgttttgaactccgctaatgttgctgcacgtttaatatgcctaggcatcgaattgaaaaaacttattcctttgtacaacaaggagttctgtgatctactaaataaaaagtttggtgttcttgcatccgacgcgtttctagtgttgtacctatgcacatcacttcctctttcaattcgatcacacaaatatcgaggcagcattccattaataattttaaaaatgaacaccattgataagtaataaattctttgcttcacagagagccattgtaatgcgcttaccatgaaactagaggaagtgtatctgttacattttaaaattaatcgcatgattctattttgcaatcgctgtaacctcaatatttgtgtttgattggcaagaaacaaaatggatgggcagaagtcaatatgtggtgaaacaatagatttatataataaaattttactactaattgttaaatcatttttcagacgacacaatatagcacactttttagcaatctttttgatgacattgtcgatgtgagacttaaaggttaacttgtcatcaacgattattccaagatattttaattcactaacgcgatcaatagtctcaccatttatttcaacgttaacgtcaggcctagtattagccgaagagatgatcatatatttagttttagcaacatttaactttaattgtttaaattttaaccaacgagcaagggaatgcaaatcttcgttcaaatgtgccacggcttcatctatatccttagctgcaatgaacagaacagtgtcgtcagcaaacaaatttaagtcacaaaatcgtaaaactcgcctcatgtcatttatatacattataaataaaataggacctaagacactaccttgcggcactccaagaggattgccgagaggactagatacaaactcgttgaaactagttttctgagttctatcacataaatagttttcaaaccacttatgtgctatccctccgataccaaatcgctctaaagttttcaaaagtaacggtctcgaaattgtctcaaaagcgcgtttcagatccaaaaatacagcaaacatagtctctttaacctcgattttctctttccattttgctaacactagattaAAAGCGGTTTCGctagagtgtccctctcggtatcccgattgctccggaattagcaaattattattattcaaataattcatcagctggcccttaacaacaagttctaaaattttctctaatgtgtgcaacatgttaatggggcggtactcttcggctttatccgtcccagtaactttgggaataggaatcacaagtgattccttccaaactgtcggcacgtgcccagtttgtagcgattcatttacaaggtccagcagatcgtgtccgatgacatgaaagcaatcctgtatcacttttgcgtttacattatcgataccagccgattttcccaaagaaaaacaaatatctttcaattgttcaaaagtgattgggtgaaatccatcaaatctacagttaatattgTTTTAAGTTTAGAATCAATATGTTTTTTATTGGCGTCCAAGTGGTACAAAGATCGATTTATGACTAAAATGGTGAGTGACGCATTCCTGCCTAGCTTAACAATAGGTGTCCCTATAGCAATGCATGGTGAGGTTGTGTGAGTTGTGGCCAAATAGGGATGCATAGTTTATAGAGATGCTCAGTAAAACAATTATTATTACACGCTTTCTTCTTGAACAAATTAGTATAGCCATTGTCCAAAACGATCTGGTCTAACAATCATGCGACCACTACGGGTTGCATGTGAGCCTTGTGATTCGAGCAATTCACGCTCAGGTTCAGCTTCAAGCAAAGGCGAGGGACAGCTTTCGTAGCGGGGTTCATGATATTTCACTTCCTGTTCCGACAATGGATCAATGGGTTCACGCTTAATCCGCCGTGAAGCTATAAGAGGACTTTCAACCGTAGGTGTATTTACATGCACAGGGGACGAACCTACACTTGATGGACTACTTTCAGTAGACGACGTTTCTGGCGCTTGATTTATACCGAGACGAATGTGACAGGACGGACTTTCAGGTTGAACTCTGTCAACAGGTTGACTTACAACCCTGGGTGGATTTTGATTTATGAAATATTTTGCAGCATGATCTTCAAGCAGAATTTCACTGGGGTCAGCCTCGTTATTGATGGTACGTGTCATGAATTTTCGGTTCCGACGGAAATGATTACCAAAAGTATCTCGAATTACATAAGAACGACCATTAACGTCTCGAACAACTGAACCATAATGCCATTCTCGCGCGTTCTTTCTGAAGAGAACTCTTTCACTGGGTTTCAAAACTGGTAATTGTTTTGCATTACGATCATAGTAGCCTTTCTGAATAGCacgctttttcaaaattttctgttgCACATCGTTCTCATCCAGGGTGTTCCTTTTCAATAAGCTTTCCTCAATAGGCAAGCGAGTCTTCACAAGTCTTCCGAAGAATAGCTGGCTGGGCGACAATTGCATGCTAGCAACTGGTGTCGTGTTGTATTCGAGCAAACGGTACTGGAACTGCTCAACTTCTCCTGTTTCAAAGCACcgtttcaaaatgtttttggaaatcGCCACACTTTTCTCCGCGAGTCCATTGCTTTGGGGATATCGTGGACTTGAAAATTCAAACGTAATATTGTTTAGGTTTGCGTATCTTTCACACTCCCGAGAATTAAAAGGCACATTATCACTACGGATAATTGTTGGGTAaccaaaacaattaaaaaatcgaTCGAACAGTTTTCAAACACTGCGTATTGTTTTATCTTCCAGCCGATCAGAACAGATGAATCCAGAATATGCATCGATAAGGACTAACCAGTCACGACCACCATATTCATAGATGTCCGTCGAAACACGATGGAATGGATATTCAGGCGATGGATCCTGAACGAGTGGCTCCTTTTGGTTGTTTCGCCGAAATTTCTCGCATACCAAACAGTTCGTGGTTATTTCCTTTATGTTATTGGTCATTCCAGGCCAAAAAAATTGTACTCTCGCTCGAGATAAAGTCTTCTCAGTTCCCAAGTGCGGTGCGTGCAGCCACTGACATATAGTTTTCTGCAGTCCTGTAGAAATTACCAAGCGGTGATCTTTGAAGAGAAGCccattttcaaaatcaagctcTTCACGATACTTATGGAACAGCTGGCTCAAATCGTCCAGTTTGTGGTATGGCGGCCATCCACTTTCAACGTATTTAATAATGCGCAAATAACGTTCATCTTGATTCAGTCTTTCTATGTACAAGTTGAAGTTGTCCTGGGACATACAAGCCTTTTTAACAAGAGCATGAACAGCATACTCTAGATCTTCTTGAACTTCACCCGTTTCCGGAAGAGCAGCTCTCGAGAGACAATCGGCTACCAACAAATTCTTACCCGGAGTATACACCAGAGACAGCCCGGGATATTTGAGCAGTATTAGAATCATGCGCTGAAGACGAGGCGTTACATCATCAATATTTCTTTTGATCAAAGTTTCAAGCGGTTTATGATCTGACTGAACCACAAACTCTCGACCGTAAATGAAGAAATGAAACCTATTGCACGCGAATACTACCGCCAGTAATTCTTTCTCAATTTGGGCCCATCGCTGCTCACTCTTGGTTAACGTTCTCGATGCAAACGCTACAGGACCATGATCTTGCAGTAAGACACAACCCAAGCCATCTTTTGAACTATCTGTCTGAATAGTGCATGGTTTTTTTGGATCGTAAATAGCCAGACCTGGTTCTTTGGAAATCGTCGTCAAAAGATCAGTCATCTCTTGTTCGTGTATTTCACCCCAATCCCACGCAACGCCACTATGAGTCAGCTTACGGAGATTCGATGTTCGCTGGGAAAGATTCGGAATGAATTTAGCTAAATACTTGCATAGACCCAGGAATCGTGTAACATCCGCAACATTCTTCGGCCTTTGCATTTCGGTGATTGCCTTCACATCTTTCTCCAAAGGATGTACTTCCCCATTGCCAATCATGTTTCCCATAAATTTAACACGATTCGTACGAAACTGCAACTTATTCATGttgaattttatgttattttccCGAGCACGTTGAATAACTTGCGATAAAATATCGTCATGTTCagcttcatcagttccagcaatAGCCATATCATCGAAGTATATCTCCACACCCGAAATATCCCCAAAAATCTGCACCATCCTACGCTGGAACATTTCCGGGGCATTGTTGAGTCCAAACGGAACACGGGTCCAGCGATAGCGTCCAAATGGAGTCATAAATGTAGTCAAGTCAAAACTTTCTCGGTCCAGTTCCATTTGCCAAAAACCACTACTTAAGTCGAGCACTGTAAAAACTTGTTTACCCGAGAGACGACTAAACAAATCCTGCTGTGTAGGGATTAGATAATGTTCACGTTTGATGCATGAGTTTAATGCTTTCGGATCAAGACAAATTCGTAATGCACCGTTAGGTTTTTCCACCACTTGCATGTTACTGACCCAATCAGTAGGATAGTCAACGTATGCAATAATTCCTTGTTCCTCCATTTTTTTCAGTTCGGTTTTAATTCTGTCGTGTAAAGCAAAAGGAATGCGCTTTCTGTAGAATAACGTCGGTATGGAATTTTCTTTTAGAACTATCGAACACTTGCCACGGATTTTTCTTAACCCCTCAAAAATGTCACGGTATTTATCAACAAATTCGGCTTTATCTTTGGGAACACAAATGGGTAGCTGAACCCTGCTCAAGCGACTGATCAACCCAAAATCAACGCAAGACTGCAGACCCAACAAAGGCTCGAGATTAGAATCGACCACCAAAAACCGAGCAGTGTGAATACAGCCTTTTGCAGGATCGGCGCAAGTCAAATTTACCATCCcatgaattttaattttattagaaCTATAATCGAGAACATGAGCATTGTTTACATTTTGAACCGCCACGCCAACTTTATTAACAACATCGATCGGTATACAATTTACATCAGCGCCGGTGTCTAGTTTGAATCGTACTTCTATGTCACCTACACGGTAAAGCTTGTGCCATGCCCATGAACTCCCACCGCTATGACCAGTTGAATTTATTCTATacaaatcaatatttttgttaGGATCGCTCACACATGCATTGCTAACCTTATCTGTGAAAGGACACTCACCTGCGTCACTCCAATTTACCGTTAACACTGACTTCGGTTTGTTAAAAGGTTCGGGTTTCATCGGTTGCTTCGTATTGTTTTCCTCCTTTTCCAGCTTACGACGGCAGCATTTACTGAAATGGCCTGCACCACCACAAGCAAAACATTTCACATTAACAGCTGGGCAGCTACGACGATGGTTTTGGTTGAACGGTCTCCCACAATTGAAACAATGTTTCCGAGTGATGACAGCTATCTCTTTTTGTCCCTTGTCCAATTGCGACTCAACTGGTTTTATTTCTAGCGAATTCACTTTGCGGTCAAGTATAAGCTTATTCTCCGAAGCCGCTTCGAACACCTTACAGGTTTCAACGATTTTTGTCAGCGGGTCATCTCGTCCATCAAGCAGTTTCATTTGCAGTTTCTTATCCTGTATGCCAATGATTATCCGATCGCGTAGCATGCGATCAGAATAAGACGTTTGACATTGATGGCATTTGAACTCACAGTACTGTATCTGTGTGCGAAGTTCCGTTTCAAACTCGGTGAATGTTTGTCTCTCCTTTTGTGCGATCGTGTTGAATTTGAATGCCTCCATCGCAATGTTCTTACGTGGAAGGCAATAGTCGTCGAACGAGGCGATAACGTCTGCAAGTGTGAGCACCTGTTCATTCACTACATTCTCGACCGCATCACCGAAGGCAGCATCTTCATCGTTGCCACCAATACCAAAAAGATTATCGGCACTTGCTTTTTCTGGGTATAATGTGTTGAAAATTTCGACACCGCGAGGTCCAATCAGCCATAGGAAAACGGCGATTTTATTTTCTTCGCTTTCCGACATTTTATTGTTTGCCCTTAAGTAAATTCCGAATGCCTGCTTCCAACGAGGCCATTCTTTGGCTAAATTCGCGCAGTCGAGAGGCTGTGGCAGTCGAAGGTCGAATCCGGTCGCCATCTTCGATGCGTTTTTCTCACGTAATCTTCCGTTCTTCTATAGGATTTTAGGAATTTCACTCGCCCTTAATTGGGAAACTTTCGCGTAATAAACGATTCGTGTACGTAGATCACAAAATTTTACCGGGATCATATCACTGCCACTTCTGACACCATGTTTTAAGTTTAGAATCAATATGTTTTTTATTGGCGTCCAAGTGGTACAAAGATCGATTTATGACTAAAATGGTGAGTGACGCATTCCTGCCTAGCTTAACAATAGGTGTCCCTATAGCAATGCATGGTGAGGTTGTGTGAGTTGTGGCCAAATAGGGATGCATAGTTTATAGAGATGCTCAGTAAAACAATTATTATTACaaatattaatcggctgtgttatttccacaggttcactgaccagctcaatactttgatagatcagttgcacactgctaacgaaataactgttcaatttttcagctattatttgctcagattgttcttctaccccgttaaaagttatggactgcgaggaactaggtctaggtttaattaaattctttaggattt encodes:
- the LOC131680094 gene encoding uncharacterized protein LOC131680094, which produces MATGFDLRLPQPLDCANLAKEWPRWKQAFGIYLRANNKMSESEENKIAVFLWLIGPRGVEIFNTLYPEKASADNLFGIGGNDEDAAFGDAVENVVNEQVLTLADVIASFDDYCLPRKNIAMEAFKFNTIAQKERQTFTEFETELRTQIQYCEFKCHQCQTSYSDRMLRDRIIIGIQDKKLQMKLLDGRDDPLTKIVETCKVFEAASENKLILDRKVNSLEIKPVESQLDKGQKEIAVITRKHCFNCGRPFNQNHRRSCPAVNVKCFACGGAGHFSKCCRRKLEKEENNTKQPMKPEPFNKPKSVLTVNWSDAGECPFTDKVSNACVSDPNKNIDLYRINSTGHSGGSSWAWHKLYRVGDIEVRFKLDTGADVNCIPIDVVNKVGVAVQNVNNAHVLDYSSNKIKIHGMVNLTCADPAKGCIHTARFLVVDSNLEPLLGLQSCVDFGLISRLSRVQLPICVPKDKAEFVDKYRDIFEGLRKIRGKCSIVLKENSIPTLFYRKRIPFALHDRIKTELKKMEEQGIIAYVDYPTDWVSNMQVVEKPNGALRICLDPKALNSCIKREHYLIPTQQDLFSRLSGKQVFTVLDLSSGFWQMELDRESFDLTTFMTPFGRYRWTRVPFGLNNAPEMFQRRMVQIFGDISGVEIYFDDMAIAGTDEAEHDDILSQVIQRARENNIKFNMNKLQFRTNRVKFMGNMIGNGEVHPLEKDVKAITEMQRPKNVADVTRFLGLCKYLAKFIPNLSQRTSNLRKLTHSGVAWDWGEIHEQEMTDLLTTISKEPGLAIYDPKKPCTIQTDSSKDGLGCVLLQDHGPVAFASRTLTKSEQRWAQIEKELLAVVFACNRFHFFIYGREFVVQSDHKPLETLIKRNIDDVTPRLQRMILILLKYPGLSLVYTPGKNLLVADCLSRAALPETGEVQEDLEYAVHALVKKACMSQDNFNLYIERLNQDERYLRIIKYVESGWPPYHKLDDLSQLFHKYREELDFENGLLFKDHRLVISTGLQKTICQWLHAPHLGTEKTLSRARVQFFWPGMTNNIKEITTNCLVCEKFRRNNQKEPLVQDPSPEYPFHRVSTDIYEYGGRDWVVSQPVDRVQPESPSCHIRLGINQAPETSSTESSPSSVGSSPVHVNTPTVESPLIASRRIKREPIDPLSEQEVKYHEPRYESCPSPLLEAEPERELLESQGSHATRSGRMIVRPDRFGQWLY